A DNA window from Fibrobacter sp. UWR3 contains the following coding sequences:
- the dcm gene encoding DNA (cytosine-5-)-methyltransferase, with translation MTKSSKSGKFTFIDLFAGIGGMRIAFESAGGKCVYTNEWNKFSQKTYFDNFGDMPDGDITKVDAQTIPDHDVLVAGFPCQPFSIAGVSKKNSLGRATGFEDKTQGTLFFDVCRIIKAKRPKAFMLENVKNLCSHDKGNTFKIIQESLDELDYEIFYKVLDGQNFVPQHRERILIVGFDRQRFNTPIDFKFDITPVEPKPTIKDILEKKPDSKYTLSDKLWSYLQAYAAKHKAAGNGFGYGIAPLNGVSRTLSARYYKDGSEILIAQRNKNPRRLTPRECARLQGFPDTFKITVSDGQAYKQFGNSVVVPLMASVAKLIAERLKSNAK, from the coding sequence ATGACAAAGAGTTCCAAGAGCGGCAAGTTCACTTTTATTGACTTGTTTGCGGGAATTGGCGGAATGCGTATAGCATTTGAATCTGCAGGTGGAAAGTGCGTTTACACAAATGAATGGAATAAGTTTAGTCAAAAAACATACTTTGACAATTTTGGTGACATGCCCGACGGAGATATTACTAAGGTTGACGCGCAGACAATTCCCGATCATGACGTATTGGTAGCAGGCTTTCCGTGTCAACCATTTTCTATTGCTGGCGTTTCTAAGAAAAATAGTTTAGGAAGGGCAACAGGCTTCGAGGATAAAACTCAAGGAACTTTGTTCTTTGATGTTTGCCGTATTATTAAGGCGAAACGTCCGAAAGCGTTTATGCTTGAAAATGTCAAAAATCTTTGCAGCCACGATAAAGGCAATACGTTCAAAATAATCCAAGAATCATTAGATGAACTAGATTACGAGATTTTTTATAAAGTCTTAGACGGCCAGAACTTCGTTCCACAACATCGTGAACGTATTCTCATTGTCGGTTTTGATAGACAAAGGTTTAATACCCCAATAGATTTTAAATTTGATATAACCCCAGTAGAGCCGAAACCAACTATAAAAGACATTCTTGAAAAGAAACCTGATTCGAAATACACTCTTTCTGACAAATTGTGGAGTTATTTACAAGCGTATGCAGCAAAACACAAAGCTGCCGGAAATGGTTTCGGTTATGGAATAGCTCCGTTAAATGGTGTATCACGTACCTTAAGTGCAAGATACTATAAAGATGGCTCGGAAATTCTCATTGCACAACGAAATAAAAATCCAAGAAGATTGACACCGCGCGAATGTGCAAGATTGCAGGGCTTTCCGGATACTTTCAAAATAACCGTTTCCGATGGACAGGCGTATAAACAGTTTGGAAACTCAGTCGTTGTTCCTTTGATGGCTAGTGTCGCGAAACTGATTGCGGAGAGATTGAAATCAAATGCAAAATAA
- a CDS encoding GNAT family N-acetyltransferase, whose amino-acid sequence MIIRQYSEADLAAMIRIWNEVVEDGIAFPQEDLLTPESGRQFFAAQTYCAVAEEGGKIFGLYILHPNNVGRCGHISNASYAVASESRGKHIGEKLVKDCLEQAKKHGFGVLQFNAVVESNTHARHLYERLGFVQLGTIPKGFRMKDGHYENICPYYHEL is encoded by the coding sequence ATGATTATCAGGCAATACAGCGAAGCGGACCTTGCGGCAATGATCCGCATCTGGAACGAGGTGGTCGAAGACGGCATCGCCTTCCCGCAAGAGGACTTGCTCACACCCGAAAGCGGCAGGCAGTTCTTTGCCGCACAGACCTACTGCGCCGTCGCCGAAGAGGGCGGCAAGATTTTCGGCCTATATATTCTGCACCCGAATAACGTGGGACGTTGCGGTCACATTTCAAATGCGAGCTATGCGGTCGCTTCGGAATCCAGAGGCAAGCACATCGGCGAAAAGCTGGTGAAGGACTGTCTTGAACAAGCTAAAAAGCACGGTTTCGGAGTTTTGCAGTTCAATGCCGTCGTCGAAAGCAACACGCATGCGCGGCACCTGTACGAACGCCTCGGGTTTGTCCAGCTCGGAACCATCCCGAAAGGTTTCCGAATGAAGGACGGACATTACGAAAACATTTGCCCGTACTATCACGAACTGTAA
- a CDS encoding type II restriction endonuclease yields the protein MQNNASDAIKVVTLGQRTFCKFLSANDTDPKQSHQAGIYIPQNSFSILFDSPGIKGDNKDRFVSVYWHYEEEYISDEVRFIYYGRNTRNEYRITHTPFFKTEYTGALFVFTQCNEENYQAFILNTDDEINQFLDAFGLSPHKTNCLIDGCKPTSDNDLIKAFIQDIDDKGIDFPDSKRMSAAARDICDKTISPQALILTNPDKKILDWTDMEYNIFKAVEYSRYGNIVSQGFPSVDEFVDMANQVLNRRKSRAGKSLEHHLAAIFDGNHLPFEEQVVTEGNKRPDFIFPSKKAYHDLTYPAKKLISLAAKTTCKDRWRQVLNEADRLKDDYKYLCTLQQGISIAQLDEMQAEKVRLIVPKPYIKTYPEERRDDIWSLDKFIAYVRETVT from the coding sequence ATGCAAAATAACGCCTCTGACGCTATTAAGGTAGTTACTTTGGGACAAAGAACATTTTGTAAGTTCTTGTCGGCAAATGATACGGACCCCAAACAAAGCCATCAAGCGGGAATCTATATTCCGCAAAACAGTTTTTCTATTCTATTTGATTCTCCAGGAATAAAAGGAGACAATAAGGATAGATTTGTTTCTGTTTATTGGCATTATGAAGAAGAATACATCTCTGATGAAGTGCGCTTCATCTATTATGGGCGGAATACAAGAAACGAGTACAGAATCACGCATACACCGTTTTTTAAAACTGAATATACAGGAGCTCTATTTGTATTTACCCAATGTAACGAAGAAAATTATCAAGCCTTTATTTTAAATACAGATGACGAAATAAATCAATTCTTGGACGCATTCGGCCTCTCTCCGCATAAAACAAATTGCTTGATAGATGGTTGTAAGCCAACAAGCGACAACGATTTGATAAAGGCGTTTATCCAAGATATAGATGACAAGGGAATTGATTTTCCCGATTCAAAAAGAATGTCTGCTGCCGCAAGGGATATTTGTGATAAAACAATTTCTCCTCAAGCATTGATTTTGACAAACCCAGACAAAAAAATTTTAGACTGGACTGATATGGAATACAATATTTTCAAAGCGGTAGAGTATTCTCGCTATGGAAATATTGTTTCACAAGGTTTTCCATCGGTTGATGAATTTGTTGACATGGCAAACCAAGTCTTGAATCGAAGAAAAAGCCGAGCAGGAAAAAGTCTTGAGCATCATCTTGCCGCAATATTTGATGGAAACCATTTGCCATTTGAGGAACAGGTAGTGACCGAAGGAAATAAAAGGCCTGATTTCATATTTCCATCAAAAAAGGCATACCATGATTTGACATATCCAGCAAAAAAACTGATTTCTCTTGCGGCTAAAACAACTTGCAAAGATCGTTGGCGTCAGGTGCTCAATGAAGCGGACAGGTTGAAAGACGATTATAAATATCTATGTACTTTGCAACAAGGTATTTCTATTGCTCAGTTAGATGAAATGCAAGCCGAAAAAGTTAGGCTGATTGTTCCAAAACCGTATATAAAGACATATCCAGAAGAACGTCGTGATGATATTTGGTCTTTGGATAAGTTTATCGCATACGTGCGTGAAACAGTTACATAA
- a CDS encoding glycoside hydrolase family 30 beta sandwich domain-containing protein has product MSFSIKGFPFFAGFVAFLGTLASAATINVDIGKEYQRISGFGAASAWAGSITDKNAAFLWDSTSGAGLTLHRIRIAPDGTTSETSIAKKASEYGVKVWAAPWTSRYTINYDGEKKHLDFNHAQDWANTILKFTQDMRKAGVNLYAISSQNEPDGTGDNHYEPDELAHWVGDYLGPTLDTTGIKIIGTEAINWYGFPNYKKAFFNNPAALKYTDIFGTHEYGGDPAAYPEIHEAGKEFWETEVYDLGSNKEDVGMGSALRVAGVIHDALTIANMNAWHFWWIYSCSEASCGNGALWPQGQGNPDNVEPTKRLWVMGNFSRFARPGSWRIDATKNPEANVKVTAYRDSLKTKIAVVILNSKNDEFKADFDFGNTRIGNFKPYVTDDNNNLKEGTEVKVDDTKCSFSVPARSATTIEFILWQEPKVEPPSDSTDAIAFGTHAAPQNLQSTYKVFSPLGAFIGEFQAGHIGDLRNAMTNAGLSRGVYMVKCGNAKTQRVVLR; this is encoded by the coding sequence ATGTCGTTTTCAATTAAGGGATTTCCCTTTTTTGCAGGTTTTGTCGCGTTTTTGGGCACCCTCGCCAGTGCGGCAACGATTAACGTAGATATCGGCAAGGAATACCAGCGCATCAGCGGCTTTGGGGCTGCCTCGGCATGGGCCGGTTCCATCACCGACAAGAATGCAGCCTTCCTTTGGGACTCCACCAGTGGCGCCGGGCTTACGCTGCACCGCATCCGTATCGCCCCGGACGGCACCACATCTGAAACGAGTATCGCAAAAAAGGCGAGTGAATACGGCGTCAAAGTCTGGGCAGCCCCGTGGACATCTAGATACACCATAAATTACGACGGTGAAAAAAAGCACCTGGATTTCAATCACGCTCAGGACTGGGCCAACACCATCTTGAAGTTTACGCAAGACATGCGGAAGGCTGGCGTTAATCTATATGCAATTTCGTCGCAAAACGAGCCCGACGGCACCGGCGACAACCACTACGAACCCGATGAATTGGCGCATTGGGTCGGCGACTACCTTGGCCCCACCCTCGATACCACGGGCATCAAAATCATTGGCACCGAAGCCATCAACTGGTACGGATTTCCCAATTACAAAAAAGCCTTCTTCAACAATCCCGCCGCCCTGAAATACACCGATATTTTTGGGACGCACGAATACGGCGGAGACCCGGCGGCTTATCCCGAAATCCACGAAGCCGGCAAGGAATTCTGGGAAACCGAAGTCTATGATCTTGGAAGTAACAAGGAAGACGTGGGCATGGGAAGTGCTCTCCGCGTTGCAGGCGTAATCCATGACGCCCTGACTATTGCGAACATGAACGCCTGGCATTTCTGGTGGATTTATTCCTGCAGCGAAGCCAGTTGCGGCAACGGAGCCCTCTGGCCGCAAGGACAAGGCAACCCCGACAATGTGGAGCCTACCAAGCGACTCTGGGTCATGGGGAACTTCAGCCGTTTCGCGCGACCCGGCTCCTGGAGAATCGACGCCACCAAGAATCCGGAAGCAAACGTAAAGGTAACCGCCTACCGCGATTCCCTCAAGACGAAAATCGCAGTCGTCATTCTCAATTCCAAGAACGATGAATTCAAGGCGGACTTTGACTTCGGAAACACGAGAATTGGAAACTTCAAGCCCTACGTCACCGACGACAATAACAACCTCAAAGAAGGAACCGAAGTCAAAGTCGACGATACAAAGTGCAGTTTCAGCGTTCCGGCCCGCAGTGCAACGACCATCGAATTCATTCTGTGGCAAGAGCCAAAGGTTGAACCGCCTTCAGACTCTACCGATGCAATTGCCTTCGGGACGCATGCTGCGCCCCAAAACCTTCAAAGTACATATAAAGTATTTAGCCCGCTCGGCGCGTTCATCGGCGAATTCCAAGCCGGACATATCGGCGATCTCCGCAACGCCATGACAAACGCAGGCTTAAGCCGCGGTGTGTATATGGTCAAATGCGGCAATGCAAAAACGCAACGTGTGGTTTTGAGATAA
- a CDS encoding ammonium transporter translates to MNEVTQVVPVSDAIFMTENIWIMISAMLVFIMGLGFACVEAGLVRAKCAANVAFKNIAVPAIGITMYALLGFGLMYPGTFNGILGFAGFGIGDWANPASFTSAYNGHFTLFADWLFQAMFAATAATIVSGAVAERVKLNSFLVFTIVYVALVYPIVGSWTWGGGWLSTIGKAGFHDLAGSTLVHSVGGWAALAGVMILGPRIGKYVNGKVHAIPAHNIPLATIGVFMLWFGWWGFNAGSALSGDPKATSWILVTTNLAAVAGIITATLTSWIVSKKPDATMALNGCLAGLVAITAGADVVTPLSSWIIGAIAGVLVVGAVFMFDRLHLDDPVGALSVHLVNGVWGTIAVGIFDMTGDYSVLTQLIGVAAYALPCFAGASLIFFVIKKTMGLRVTERQELRGLDQSEHGQESYSGFQIFSNM, encoded by the coding sequence ATGAACGAAGTTACACAAGTCGTACCTGTCAGCGACGCAATCTTTATGACAGAAAACATCTGGATCATGATCAGCGCCATGCTGGTGTTCATCATGGGTCTTGGATTCGCCTGCGTTGAAGCGGGCCTCGTGCGCGCCAAGTGCGCTGCCAACGTCGCCTTCAAGAACATCGCAGTCCCCGCCATCGGTATCACGATGTACGCCCTGCTAGGCTTCGGCCTCATGTATCCGGGCACCTTCAACGGGATTCTCGGTTTCGCAGGCTTCGGCATTGGCGACTGGGCCAACCCGGCAAGCTTCACCTCTGCCTACAACGGCCACTTCACGCTGTTTGCCGACTGGCTTTTCCAGGCCATGTTCGCCGCCACAGCCGCGACAATCGTGTCCGGTGCCGTAGCCGAACGTGTGAAACTCAATTCCTTCCTCGTATTCACCATTGTCTACGTAGCTCTCGTCTACCCGATTGTGGGTAGCTGGACATGGGGCGGCGGCTGGCTTTCCACCATCGGCAAGGCCGGTTTCCACGACCTGGCGGGTTCTACCCTCGTGCACTCCGTGGGCGGCTGGGCGGCTCTCGCCGGCGTGATGATTCTCGGACCCCGTATCGGCAAGTACGTGAACGGCAAGGTGCACGCCATCCCGGCACACAACATTCCGCTTGCAACCATCGGTGTATTCATGCTGTGGTTCGGTTGGTGGGGATTCAACGCAGGTTCCGCACTCAGTGGCGACCCGAAGGCCACTAGTTGGATTCTCGTGACCACGAACCTCGCCGCCGTCGCAGGTATCATTACCGCAACGCTCACGAGCTGGATCGTCTCGAAGAAGCCCGACGCCACCATGGCTCTCAACGGATGCCTTGCCGGCCTCGTGGCAATCACTGCCGGTGCAGACGTGGTAACCCCGCTCTCTTCCTGGATTATCGGCGCCATCGCTGGCGTGCTCGTAGTCGGCGCAGTATTCATGTTCGACCGCCTGCACTTGGACGACCCGGTCGGCGCCCTCTCTGTTCACCTGGTGAACGGTGTGTGGGGCACGATTGCCGTGGGTATCTTTGACATGACGGGCGATTACAGCGTGCTCACGCAGCTCATCGGTGTTGCCGCCTACGCCCTACCCTGCTTCGCCGGCGCTAGCCTGAT
- a CDS encoding esterase: protein MNHALWTGVSVGVIMALSVVTANAFTLTGKVSDDGGKAVRGADVLLVQKGLNAKTDASGAFTIHQDEEPLALANKASVGFLSVNNGVLSFSQGQNSPVQVQIFDVFGNRRLNETLYGAGTVDMKSSVKAQGKYFARVRVGSASQTFQFVADGSFNTAFGAKSGAKALLKVGHSDDLRIVADGFDTLNVKLNNLDTNLALTLKKAAPPQPQYEYGWGLKNDPVPTRGCGKDTRLDYKYRGDKPYIDFRWSKGVRTVRIDMPKSYDKNKPYKLIFGMQCMGGSGSAVQDEGYHGLKWIDKNETAIFVAPEGNGSQLPWGQDDYLLFDELLAYLEGNFCIDSSRVFSTGFSYGAMFSNGLSWNHQDVLRAVAVYETAERNIWLPQRKKMGIGWMGVLGLDDGMCTPEMGRNARDIILTLNSEGGKAKNEHAEEAQRNAPHKCYDYTTVEERFPVRWCTQSGGHIWDHKDPGQQQSWVPQATWEFFEKF, encoded by the coding sequence ATGAATCATGCTCTATGGACCGGTGTGTCCGTTGGCGTTATTATGGCGTTGTCTGTCGTGACAGCGAATGCGTTTACCCTGACAGGCAAGGTGAGCGACGATGGCGGCAAGGCTGTCCGAGGCGCAGATGTCTTGCTTGTTCAAAAAGGCCTCAATGCGAAAACAGATGCCTCGGGCGCATTCACGATTCACCAGGACGAAGAACCGTTGGCTCTGGCGAACAAGGCCTCGGTCGGATTTCTCTCCGTGAACAATGGCGTTCTATCGTTTTCGCAGGGGCAAAATTCTCCGGTACAGGTGCAGATTTTCGACGTGTTCGGAAACCGCCGGCTGAATGAAACTCTCTACGGCGCGGGTACGGTTGACATGAAGTCTTCCGTGAAAGCGCAGGGCAAGTACTTCGCGCGCGTCCGCGTAGGCAGCGCTTCGCAAACGTTCCAGTTTGTCGCCGATGGAAGTTTCAATACGGCATTCGGCGCGAAGTCTGGAGCAAAGGCGCTTCTCAAGGTGGGCCATTCGGATGACCTGCGCATTGTTGCCGACGGTTTCGATACCCTCAATGTAAAACTCAACAATCTCGATACGAATCTTGCGCTTACGCTCAAGAAAGCTGCTCCGCCGCAACCGCAGTACGAATACGGATGGGGCCTCAAGAACGACCCTGTTCCCACTCGTGGCTGCGGCAAGGATACGCGACTTGATTACAAGTATCGTGGCGACAAGCCCTACATCGATTTCAGGTGGAGCAAGGGCGTGCGTACCGTGCGCATTGACATGCCGAAAAGTTACGACAAGAACAAACCGTACAAACTCATTTTCGGAATGCAGTGCATGGGCGGTTCAGGAAGCGCCGTGCAGGATGAGGGCTATCACGGCCTCAAGTGGATTGACAAGAACGAAACCGCAATTTTCGTTGCGCCCGAAGGCAATGGAAGCCAGCTACCCTGGGGGCAAGATGATTACCTCCTGTTTGACGAACTCCTCGCATATCTCGAAGGCAACTTCTGTATCGATTCGAGTCGCGTTTTTTCCACGGGATTCAGCTACGGCGCCATGTTCAGCAATGGCCTTTCGTGGAACCACCAGGACGTGCTCCGCGCAGTGGCCGTTTACGAAACCGCGGAACGCAACATCTGGCTCCCGCAGCGCAAGAAAATGGGAATCGGCTGGATGGGCGTGCTTGGCCTCGATGACGGCATGTGCACCCCTGAAATGGGCCGGAACGCGCGCGACATCATCTTGACGCTCAACTCCGAAGGCGGCAAGGCGAAGAACGAACACGCCGAAGAAGCCCAACGCAACGCCCCGCACAAGTGCTACGACTACACGACCGTCGAGGAAAGATTCCCCGTTCGCTGGTGCACGCAGAGCGGCGGCCACATCTGGGACCACAAGGACCCCGGCCAGCAGCAGTCCTGGGTGCCACAAGCTACGTGGGAGTTCTTCGAGAAGTTCTAG
- a CDS encoding P-II family nitrogen regulator translates to MKLVTAYIQPERLNLVKQALYENNIFKMSVTNVLGCGQQKGYNQRFRGVVTEVNLLKKICLKIAVNDEFVQPCIDAIIKGARSGEIGDGKIFVTSLEQCIRIRTGESGPEAIG, encoded by the coding sequence ATGAAACTCGTTACGGCCTACATCCAACCCGAACGACTGAATCTCGTGAAGCAAGCGCTTTACGAAAACAACATTTTCAAGATGTCAGTTACCAACGTGCTCGGCTGCGGCCAGCAGAAGGGCTATAACCAGCGCTTCCGCGGCGTGGTGACCGAGGTGAATTTGCTCAAGAAGATTTGCCTCAAGATTGCGGTGAACGATGAATTCGTGCAGCCCTGCATCGACGCCATCATCAAGGGCGCGCGCTCCGGCGAAATCGGTGACGGAAAGATTTTCGTCACAAGCCTTGAACAGTGCATCCGCATCCGCACCGGAGAATCGGGCCCGGAGGCAATCGGTTAG